Part of the Halobellus ruber genome is shown below.
CGGGAACGGGACGGTCACCGTCGCGTGGCGGGTCGGCCCCGAAACCGCGGCGGCAACGAACCTCGCGTACGACGGCGGCTCCGCCGGTCGGTCGGTCCCCCTCGCCGACGGCGGCGCGGAGGTCGACCTCGCGGTCACGTTCGTCGGGAGCGGCGGGGCCAGCCTCACCTACCGGCAGGAGGCCACGGTGGCGAACGGCGCCGACGGCGTCGAAGTGGTGTGGCCGCCGGAGACCCGGGTCTGTCGGCTGACCGCCGAGTGTGGCTACGGGGGAACGTGGGTCGGTCCCGACGGCGACTACGTCGGCGGCGTGTCGGTCGAGACGGACGCACGGGTGGTCGACGGCGGGGCGTCGCAGGAACGCCCTCCCCCTATTCGACGGACAGCGGCCCGGTGAAGCTCACGTCGAGGACGTTCTCCTCGATCGCCCACTGCAGACGGGCGTCAAGCGGCATCGTCCCCCAGTCGTCGGGCCGCTCCGTCTCCGGAATCTCGTCGAGACGGGCCACGAGCGATCCGTTGAGGAACCGCCCGTTGCGCCCGCAGTTCGGGCAGGTCAGGACGATGAGCCGGACCCGGTAGGTGCGCTCTTCGACGTGCTTGCAGTGCGGGCAGACGTACGACTCGGTCACTGGAATCGCCTATGGACCGCAGTAACACGAATCTGTGGGTTCCGGACGGCCACGGTCGCCCGACTTACGGATCGACGAGGCCTCCCCCCAGTGACCTCACTCGCGGGATGTCGACGGCGTCCGTCGCCACACGATCGCCTGTGCGTTGTCGAGCGTGGCCGTCCCGTCGTCGACGGCGACGTCCGGGGGGACGAGCGCCGGCTCCCACCCCTCCTCGGGGATCGACGGCGCGTTGTCGTCCTCCCGCGCGTCAGCGACCAGGACTGCCGGCGAGACGTCGACGGCGACGCCCTCCATATTGCCCGCAAAGAGGAGTTCCTCGTCGCCGTCGACCCCGGGCGGCGCGCGCCGGTAGCCGTAGTAGAGGACCGTTCCGTCCGTGGGATGCCGATACGTGAAGTACTCGTCCTCGCGGAGGGTTGCACGGAGCCACGGCCGATCCTGTCGGAACTCCCGGGTCGCCCGGCGGAAGGCGGTCCGCGACTCGTCTTGCTTCTCGTGCCAGTGTTCGAGGTTCGCGAACGCGGCGATGTCGGCCATCCAAGCGTCGGCGTAGGCGACGAGGTCGGCCGGGGAGAGGTCCTCGAAGGGGTGTGCGAACGGCGAGAGCATCCTCGCAACCATATCGAGGTCGTAGTCGGTGACGCCGACCGCCGCCTCCAGCCCGGCCGTGAACGTGCGCAACTCCCCGACGGAGTCGAACCCGAGCGCCTTCACCCGCGGGAAGAACCGATCGTCGGCGAAGTCGCGGTCCCGCACCTGCCAGTGGAGGACGTTGACCTCGTTGGCAACGACCTTGACGTTGTAGTCGTCGTCGGTGTCGCGGACGAACCCCCACGGCGCCCGCATATTCGCGGTGAGAAAGTCCATCGGAACGCCCGGCAGGAACGCGTGGAAGAGCATCGTCGCCGCGGCGTTGTCGTACGCGGCGTCGAGCGTCTCCACGGGCGTCCCGCCCAGGTACGGGTTGACCGGGGATCGGGTGAAACCGGGATTGGGATCCACCTGTGTCCCGCGGCGGACAGTGTCGTGGTTGGCGACGCCGGTGATCCAGTGGCCGCCGAAGTCGGCGACCTCCCGGATCCGCCACCACTTCGTGGCCCAGAACGTCAGGAGCGCCGGGGTGTTGTGGGCGAACGTGACCGGCGACCACTGGAACGAGTGGGGGTGTTGCTCGATCAGCGCGCGGTAGGAAGAGGCGAGTTCCCAGTCCTCGCGGGGCCACGGCCGCCCGTCCTCGAAGATCATCCACGGTCGGTACTCGGAACCCGCCACCTCCTGAACGACGGCGTCCATCTCCGCGAGGAAGTCGTCGTCGTGGTACATCTCGCCGGTCTCGGGGTCGTAGCTCGTGAAGTCCTGGGCGCCGTCGACGCGGATCCCGTCGGCGCCGAAGTCCATTTTCCGCCGCTGGAGTTCGAGGATCACGGCCCGGACGGTCGGCTCGGTGTAGTCGAGATGCTTACCGTACATCCCCGGTCCCAGAACGTAGCGGTCGGAGAGTAGTTCCGCCCCGCGGTCGTCGGCGTGTCCGAGTGCGATGTCGAAGACTACCTTGATCGGCTCCGGAAGCGCGTGACAGGCGGCGATGAAGTCGACGAGTTCGTCGGGGCGGCCGGACTCCAGCAGCGCCGGGTTCGGCGCCGAGAACGCCGAGACGACGATGTCGTACCCCCAGTTGATCTGGTCCGGTCTGGCGACTCTCGCAACCAGTTCGCCGTCGGCACGGCCCGTCTCCGACCAGAAGTCGTGACCCGTGCGGCTCTCCGTGAGCGGTTCGACCGGCATCAGTTGAATCGCGTCGTAGCCGACGAAGTTTCGCTCCCAGGCGGCGAGGTCCTCGCCGGCGCGGCGCTTCTCGCCGATGGCGCCGTAGCGGTCAGCCAGCCCGGCAAGCGACCCACGCTCGGTCGCGGTTCCGGGGTGGATCTCCAGCATACTCGTCGCGGGGTCGACGCGCGGGACGCCGTCGTCGGGCGTGGTCGCGACCCTCTCGCCGTCGGTTCCCAGCGTCTCGAAGTACTTACGGTCTGGGCGGGTCTCGTCGAGCCGATCGCGGTCGTAGAACTCCGCGGGGGCGAACGGGCCGAACGGGACCGAGTACGCAAGGGGATCGGGGACGGTCTCCCACCCCGAATCGGTCTCGTACGCCAGCCGGTACAGCGAGCCGAGGGTCTCGCGCGTTCCCGCGCGCATCCCCGCGACGACCCCCCAGTGGTACTCTCCTTCACGTTCGAGGGCGACGAGCGTGCGATCGAACGCGACCGCCCGTGTGTTGGTCGACCCCGGGTCGAGGTCCGCCGGCGGCGAGAGCACTTCGAGATAGACATCCGAGGGCGGGACGTCGGCCTCCACGATTTCGGGCGTCCAGAACCCCACGCGTGCGTGCCCGTCGTGGGTCACGTGGGCACCGAGCCGACGGACGAGGACCTTCGCGGCCGCGAACTCGTCGTCGTGCGTTTCGACGACCTCGCGGTGCCACGCGACCAGGTCGTCGGTCCGCCCTTCGAGCAGCCGCGGATCGTCCGAGGACGATCCACCCCCGTCAACCGGTGGCGGCATCATTCGACCCTGAAGACCGCGACGTCGTCGACTTCGAGCCCCTTGGCGGTCGCGAGCGACTCGCCGGAGACCAGGTCGGTGGGGTCGACCGCGCGGTCGATACGGAGGGTGGCCGGTTCACCGGCGAAGTTCAGGGCGCAGACGACCGTCCCGGCGTCGCTCTCCCTGGCGTACGCGACCGCGCGGTCGGTGTCTCTTTCGTGGTCGACTCGGACCAGCGTCGCGTCGCCGCGGAGTTCGGGGACCGATTTTCGGAGCTCCACCAGCCGCTCGTAGTGGTTGTAGAACTCCTCGCGGGCGTCGTCCCACGCCAGCGCGTCCCGGCGGCCGCGCTGGCCGAGCTCCTGGCCGCCGTAGATCATCGGGACCCCCGGCAAGGTGAAAAGCGCACCCGCGGCGGCGAAGGCGGCATCGTCGCCGCACTCGACGACGTACCGGGTCTCGTCGTGGTTCTCGACGTAGAGCAGAAACTCCGCGTGGGGCGGGAACCCGATCTCCGTGCGGCCGTCGATCGCATCGAGGATCGCCTCGGCGGGGACGTCGCCGCGGCCGACCTGTCTGAGCGTGAAGTACAGCGTCGTATCGAAGTGGACGTCGAACATCCCGTTGTGGAAGTCCGGCACGTAGGGGATGGTCTCGTCGAGCAGCAGGAACTCGGGGTCGCGGGCCTTTACCCGCTCGCGGAGCTCCTGCCAGAACGACCCCGGGACCGCCCACGCCATATCGCACCGGAAGCCGTCGGCGACCTCGGACCAGGTGTCGACCGCGTCCAGCAGGTGCCGCCGGACCGAGAGGTTCTCGAAGTTCCAGTTGGCGATGTACTCCCACCCGAAGTACGTCTCCGGGTCGCCGTTGTCCTGCCAGTCGTACCAGTCGTAGTACTCCGAATCGGGGTCACCGTAGGCGTCCTGGAAGAAGGGGTGATCACGCGCCGAGTGGTTCATCACGAGGTCGAAAAGCACCGCCATCCCGTTGTCGTGGGCGGCGTCGACGAACGCCTCGTAGTCCTCGCGCTCCCCGAGGTCCTCGGCGATGCTGAAGAAGTCGACGATGTTGTACCCGTGGGGCGCGTGGTCGTTTTCGAGCACCGGCGTCAGCCACAGGCAGTCGACGCCGAGGTCCGCGAGGTAGTCGAGCCGATCCTCGATGGCCTCGAAGACGGACCCCTCATCGACGTCCCCGCCGGCGAACCCCCGGACGTAGATCTCGTAGAACGTGAGGTCGCCGGCCCACCCCGGCGGGTCGTTCGGGCGCCGGACCTCGAAGGCCTCGCTGGCGGGCGTTCCGACCCCAGCGTCGGCGACGTTGCCGTCGGGGAGCGCCACGCGGGTGAACTCGACCGTATCGGGGACGCTGTAGGCGCCTGCTACCGCGACGCCGTGGATCCGCACGCGGTCGCCCACTGCGGCGACGGGGATCCGAAGCTCCCGGCCCCGAACCGTTACCGCATCGGGGTCGACGTCGTCGCGGTCGTCGATCAGGAACTCCACCTCGCCCGCGCTTGGACCGTCGGACGGGAACGTCGGGTCGGCGCGTACGACCAGGTACTCCCCTTCGAGGGCACCGTGCAGCTGGAGCAGGGGACGATCCACCACGGGCCCGGTCGCGCGTCCCCGCCCGGAGCCCGACCCGGGGGCGTCGTCGCTCGGTTCCGGACTGCCCTGCTGGCTCCCTCGCCCGACGCCGCCGCTTCCGGCGCTGACGCCGCGACCCCGGTCGGAAGCGCGGACGTCACCGAACGCCCGAACGGTGAGGGAGTGGGTTCCGTCCGGCGCATCGAGCCGCAGTTCGTAGGTCCCGGCCGCGTCGGGCTCGAACTCGAGTACCGGCGTTCGCTCCGGGAGTTCGAGCGTGCTGGCGACGGGGGCGCTACGGATCCACCAGTTGTACGTCGCATCCGGATCCGGGTCCCGCGGGGCGAGCTGGACGCTCTCACCGACCGCGAGAAAGCGTGGGGGGCCAGGGTGTTGCATAGGCGAGCCAACGACACCTTGGGCCTTTGTCTTTGCCCTGGAACCCACGCTCACCGAAGCGTCCCGTCGTTCGCGACCGGTGCAGTCCGCTTCCGTCAATACTTATGCGTCGGCGTGCACGAAGCGGAGTATGAGACTCCGGACCGTTCTGAACGAATACAAACGCGACCGCGACGGGCGGTTCCCCGGGGAGCTGCCGACCGTCGAGGGCGCGTTCTCCGGTCACGGCGACCGGCTGGTCCACGTCAACGGCGACGGCGCGCTTCGCGACTACTCCTCGTCGCTTTCGGGACTCTACGGGATCGACCGCTCGCGGTTCGCGATCGAGGCCGGCGGGGAGACCCGGTGGTTCGACGACCTCGATCCGGTCCGCCAGCACTACTACCGGGAGACGAGCCTCGTCGAAACCGAGTACAACGCGGGATCGTACACCATCCACCAGTACGACCTCACGCTCGGACGGGCCCACGTCACCCACGTCGAACTCCGTGGCGCGATCCCGACCGACGCCCACCTGACTGCCTTCCTGACGTTCGCCCCCGAGGGTCGCGAAACGAGGGTCGGTCGGCTCATCCACGACTCCGGCGGGCCCTCCGACACCCAGGCCGTCGAGGTGTTCCACCGGACCGAACACGACTACGTCACCGCCTCGACCGGCCTCGACGACGTGCGCGCGCAGGTCCCCGAACGGTTCGACGAACTCCTCTCCGACGATGCGTTCGACCTCCCGCGGGAGGCCGCCCTCGACCGCTACGAGGACACCCACCTCAGCGGCGACATCATCGTCTCCGCGCCCCTGGAACGGGAGGGTCGCGGCGCCCGCACGACGCTCGTCACCCAGCTGTCCGATCACGGGGAGGTCGAACGGGAGGAGGCGCTTTCGGACCTCCGACACTGTGCGCTGTCGCACGCCTCCGCCGACGACATCCGGGCCGCCGCCCGGGAGCGCGCGGAGGTCGTCGTCCCGGAGAGCGCCCCGCGAAAGCGGACCGTGCGGGCGGATCTCCGCGTGCTGTCGCTTTTGACCGCGCCCTCCGGCGCGCACGTCGCCGCCCCCGAGTTCGACCCCTTCTACACGCACTCCGGCGGGTACGGCTACACGTGGTTCCGTGACGAGGCCGAATGCGCCCGACACCTGCTCCGGAGCGACGAGCTGCTGGGCCTGGACTCGCAGTCCGAACTATCCGCACTCGCGACGTTCTTCTGCGGGACGCAGCTCGACGACGGGTCGTGGCCCCACCGCGTGTGGGCCATCGACGGTTCGTTGGCTCCGGGGTGGGCGAACGCCCGGATCGAGGGCACGGACGGCGTGGAGTACCAGGCCGACCAGACCGCGAGCGTCGTCTCCTTCCTCGCGACGTTGCTTGCCGAACACGAGCCGGACCTGTCGCCGGCGCTGACCGGACGGATCAGGCGGTCGATTCGGGCCGGCGTCGACGCCCTCGATGACTCCCTCGAACGCGACGGGCTCCCCGAGCCCTGTCAGAACCTCTGGGAGAACATGATCGGCCGGTTCACCCACACCACGGCCACGTTCCTGCAGGCGTACGCCACCGTCGCCGCCGCGCCGGTCGACGCCAACCTCGCGGATCGCGCCGAATCCCGGGCCGACGCCGTCTTCGAGGGGCTCGACCGACTGTGGGACGACGACCGCGACGTGTACGCGCTCCGGTCCCACGGCGGGGAGTTGGACTCGCGGCTCGACTCGGGGACGTTCGCCCTGGTGGAGGCGTTTGCGGCGTACGACCGGCTCCAGGGGCTCCCGAACGCGGCGATCTCGCGGCTCGAGAGGCATCTGGATACCACCCTCGAAGGGCTCTACCGCGAACCGATCGCGGGCGAGGACGGCGTCGCGGGCCTGGTCCGGTTCGAGGACGACTCCTGGCGATCGGCCGACCAGGACGGCGAGAAGCTGTGGTCGGTCTCGACGGCGTGGGGCGCCCACGCCGCCGCGGAGTTCGCCGCGATCCTGGACTCCCACGACAGGGACGCCGACGCGGAGGCGTTCCTCGCACGGGCGACCGACCTGTACGACCGGCTGAGCCTGTCGGGGCCGTTCGCCACCGACGCCGGCTACCTCGCCGAGCAGATCTTCGACGACGGAACGCCCGACAGCGCGACGCCGCTGGCGTGGTCCCACGCGATGCGACTCCGCCTCACCGGCACCCTCGCGGCGGCGGACGCCCTGCCCGCGCCGAAGACCGCCCCCTCGGGGCCGAGTGCCCGCCCGAACTGGACCACCGGCGAGAAGTACGGGATCGGAACGGTCGCCGACCACGACTCGGCGGACCCCTCGCGGGTGTGGTTCACCCTCACCGAGGGGTCGCTGACCGAGGTCCGGTTCCCGCGGGTCGACCTGATGAACCTTCGGACGCTCGATTTCCTCGTCGTCGACGCGGGAACGGACGCAACCTACACCGCCCGGACGCACAACGAGACGCGCCGGGACGACGACGCCGACACCATCGACCGACGCGCGGAGATCGTCGAGGAGGAGGCCCTGTTGTTCCGCCACGTCGTCACCGAGACCGGCGACGGCCGGGGCCACGAGTGGACGCTGACCGCGGAGTACACGACCGACCCCGAACACGACACGCTGCTTGCGAGCGTCGACTTCGACGCGCCCGACGGCAACGAGTACGACGTGTACGTGGTGGCGGATATGGCGCTCACGAACAGCGGCGCCACGGACCGGGGGATCAGGCTGGAGGGCTCGAACGGCTACCAGCTCGTCGCCCGCGACGCCGAGGCGTACGATCAGGCGGGCGCCACCGAGCCCCTCCTCATCGACGAGGACGGCGAGGAGTACTCCGTTGCGGCCGCGATGTCGCCGCCCGGGGGGTTCGAGTGGGCGACCGTCGGGGTCGGGGGCTCGGAGTTCCTCGGGGAGCTGTTCGAGGCCGGAAACCCGCCGAAACCCGAACCCAGCGTCGACGACGAGACCGTCGTGCTCGTCGGCCGGCTGGGCTCCGGGACGCGCGTTTCCGACACCGTCGCCGTCGGGTTCGCGGAGAACGCCGACACCGCGGCGGCGCTCGGCGAGGCTGCCGGCGCGCTCAGCCGGGGGTACGAGACGGCGCGGGCGGCCTACCGCGACTTCTGGGAGGGATTCCTCGGCGGCCGGACGCTGCCGGCGTCGGTCCGCGACGACGACGCCCTCCGGAAGCAGTACAAGACCGCACTGATGTGTCTCCGCGCGGTCGAGGACAAGACGTTCATCGGCGCCGGGATCGCCTCCCCGTCGGTCCCGTGGGGGGAGGCCGTCTCCGCGGAGGAGGCCCGCGGCTACGGCTACAACTTCGTGTGGTCACGCGACCTCTACCAGGTGGTCACTGCCTTCGAGGCGGCCGGCGACGTCGACATCGGCGTCAAGGCGCTGGAGTACATCTACGAGTATCAACAGGACGACGACGGGTTCATTCCGCAGAACACCTACCTGAACGGACGGACGCGCTGGGGCGGCGAACAGATGGACAACATCTCGTTCCCACAGGTGATGGCGTGGACGCTCCGGCAGCGCGGCGTCGACTTCGATGACGTCAGCTACGGCTACCGCAACGTCAGGCGCTCGGCCGAGTACGTCGCACGAAACGGCCCCGAGACCGCCCAGGAGCGGTGGGAGGAGGAGGCGGGCTACTCCCCGTCGTCGATCGCCGCCGAAATCGCCGGACTGGGGTGTGCGGCCGACATCGCAACCGAGGAGGGACACGACGCCGACGCCCTGCTCTGGCAGGCGCTGGCCGACGAGTGGGCCGACCGGGTCGAGGAGTGGACCGCCACCACCACCGGCACCGCCCGCCACACCAACACGCCGTACTACGTCCGCGTGACCCGGGACGGCGACCCCGACGCTGGCCACCTCCGCACGCTGGCCAACGACGGGCCGACGCTCGACGAGCGGGAGATCATCGACGCGGGGTTCTTAGAGCTCGTCCGGCTGGGAATCAAGCCCGCCGACGACGGGACCGTCCGCAACTCGGTCGCGGAGGTCGACGCCACCCTTCGGGTCGACACGCCGCACGGGCCGGCTTTCTACCGGTACAACGGCGACGGCTACGGCGAGCGTGCCGTCGTCGCGGAGGGGGCGCCGTGGTCGGTCGAATCCAAGGGCAAGGGTCGGCTGTGGCCGATCTTCACCGGCGAACGCGGCGAGTACGAACTGGTGTACGGCACCGACTCCGGCGACCTCGCGCCCGACCGGATGCTCGAGACGATGGCGGGCTTTGCGAACTCCGGGCGGATGCTCCCCGAGCAGGTCTGGGACCGCGAACACACCACCGACTTCAACTGGGAGTTCGGCGAGGGCACCGGCGCCGCTACGCCGCTGGCGTGGTCGATGGCGCAGTACGTCCGGCTGGCACACGGCGTCGACGCCGGCGCCCCGGTCGAGACGCCCGCCGTCCTCCGGGATCGGTACGTCGAATCCGACCGCCCGCCCGGGCCGGCGCTCCGGGTCGAAACCCGGTTCGAGGGTGATCAGCTCGTGGTCGCGGGGTCGACCGACGCCGCAACCGTCGCGGTGGGGACCGCCTCGGAGTCGGTGTTCCTGACGCTCGAGGAGGACTCCTTCGAGGTGTCGCTCCCCTTCGACCACGGCGAGTCCCCGATCACCGTTGCGGCCGCAACCCACGAGGACCTCGCGGCGGCCGGGACGACCGTCGAACGGATCCGGCTGTAGCGGCCGGCTGCGAAGGGGGTCGGGTCCCCCCGGCGTCGGCCCGCCCACACGCCTTTTATCGCGGGGGTTCCTCCCGCCGGTATGGCTACCTACTCGCGGCTGACCCGCGTCGCCGCGCCGCTCGAGGAGGTGTGGGAGTTTCACTCCCGGATCTCGGGACTGGAGGCGCTGACGCCCGACTGGATGAACCTCCGGGTGGAGTCGGTGACGGGGCCCGACGGCGAACCCGACCCGGAAGTCCTGGAGACGGGCGCCGAGATCCAGCTGTCGATGCGGCCGCTCGGGGTCGCCCCCCGGCAGTCGTGGACCTCTGTCATCCTCGACCGGGAGTTCGACGGCGACACCGCAACGTTCCGCGACGAGATGCGGGGTGGCCCCTTCGCGACGTGGATCCACACCCACCGGTTCGTCGCCGACGGCGAGGAGACGATCGTCGACGACGAGGTCGAGTACGAACTCCCGGGCGGCGGCGTGGGCCGGCGGGCGTCACCGCTCGCGGTCGTCGGCTTCGAGCCGATGTTCCGGGCGCGACATCGGAAAACGAAGGAACTGCTGGAGTAACCGACCGACGGGACGCGGTCGGCGCTGACCACGAAGCATTTACCTGATACCCCGACAGGTGAGGACGTGTCCCGCCCTCCAACCCCCGATCAGCCCTCCGAATCGACCGTCACCGACCGCTCCCCGAGACGCGACAGCGCCTGCGCGAC
Proteins encoded:
- a CDS encoding SRPBCC family protein; the encoded protein is MATYSRLTRVAAPLEEVWEFHSRISGLEALTPDWMNLRVESVTGPDGEPDPEVLETGAEIQLSMRPLGVAPRQSWTSVILDREFDGDTATFRDEMRGGPFATWIHTHRFVADGEETIVDDEVEYELPGGGVGRRASPLAVVGFEPMFRARHRKTKELLE
- the gghA gene encoding glucosylglycerol hydrolase; its protein translation is MPPPVDGGGSSSDDPRLLEGRTDDLVAWHREVVETHDDEFAAAKVLVRRLGAHVTHDGHARVGFWTPEIVEADVPPSDVYLEVLSPPADLDPGSTNTRAVAFDRTLVALEREGEYHWGVVAGMRAGTRETLGSLYRLAYETDSGWETVPDPLAYSVPFGPFAPAEFYDRDRLDETRPDRKYFETLGTDGERVATTPDDGVPRVDPATSMLEIHPGTATERGSLAGLADRYGAIGEKRRAGEDLAAWERNFVGYDAIQLMPVEPLTESRTGHDFWSETGRADGELVARVARPDQINWGYDIVVSAFSAPNPALLESGRPDELVDFIAACHALPEPIKVVFDIALGHADDRGAELLSDRYVLGPGMYGKHLDYTEPTVRAVILELQRRKMDFGADGIRVDGAQDFTSYDPETGEMYHDDDFLAEMDAVVQEVAGSEYRPWMIFEDGRPWPREDWELASSYRALIEQHPHSFQWSPVTFAHNTPALLTFWATKWWRIREVADFGGHWITGVANHDTVRRGTQVDPNPGFTRSPVNPYLGGTPVETLDAAYDNAAATMLFHAFLPGVPMDFLTANMRAPWGFVRDTDDDYNVKVVANEVNVLHWQVRDRDFADDRFFPRVKALGFDSVGELRTFTAGLEAAVGVTDYDLDMVARMLSPFAHPFEDLSPADLVAYADAWMADIAAFANLEHWHEKQDESRTAFRRATREFRQDRPWLRATLREDEYFTYRHPTDGTVLYYGYRRAPPGVDGDEELLFAGNMEGVAVDVSPAVLVADAREDDNAPSIPEEGWEPALVPPDVAVDDGTATLDNAQAIVWRRTPSTSRE
- a CDS encoding glycoside hydrolase family 15 protein translates to MRLRTVLNEYKRDRDGRFPGELPTVEGAFSGHGDRLVHVNGDGALRDYSSSLSGLYGIDRSRFAIEAGGETRWFDDLDPVRQHYYRETSLVETEYNAGSYTIHQYDLTLGRAHVTHVELRGAIPTDAHLTAFLTFAPEGRETRVGRLIHDSGGPSDTQAVEVFHRTEHDYVTASTGLDDVRAQVPERFDELLSDDAFDLPREAALDRYEDTHLSGDIIVSAPLEREGRGARTTLVTQLSDHGEVEREEALSDLRHCALSHASADDIRAAARERAEVVVPESAPRKRTVRADLRVLSLLTAPSGAHVAAPEFDPFYTHSGGYGYTWFRDEAECARHLLRSDELLGLDSQSELSALATFFCGTQLDDGSWPHRVWAIDGSLAPGWANARIEGTDGVEYQADQTASVVSFLATLLAEHEPDLSPALTGRIRRSIRAGVDALDDSLERDGLPEPCQNLWENMIGRFTHTTATFLQAYATVAAAPVDANLADRAESRADAVFEGLDRLWDDDRDVYALRSHGGELDSRLDSGTFALVEAFAAYDRLQGLPNAAISRLERHLDTTLEGLYREPIAGEDGVAGLVRFEDDSWRSADQDGEKLWSVSTAWGAHAAAEFAAILDSHDRDADAEAFLARATDLYDRLSLSGPFATDAGYLAEQIFDDGTPDSATPLAWSHAMRLRLTGTLAAADALPAPKTAPSGPSARPNWTTGEKYGIGTVADHDSADPSRVWFTLTEGSLTEVRFPRVDLMNLRTLDFLVVDAGTDATYTARTHNETRRDDDADTIDRRAEIVEEEALLFRHVVTETGDGRGHEWTLTAEYTTDPEHDTLLASVDFDAPDGNEYDVYVVADMALTNSGATDRGIRLEGSNGYQLVARDAEAYDQAGATEPLLIDEDGEEYSVAAAMSPPGGFEWATVGVGGSEFLGELFEAGNPPKPEPSVDDETVVLVGRLGSGTRVSDTVAVGFAENADTAAALGEAAGALSRGYETARAAYRDFWEGFLGGRTLPASVRDDDALRKQYKTALMCLRAVEDKTFIGAGIASPSVPWGEAVSAEEARGYGYNFVWSRDLYQVVTAFEAAGDVDIGVKALEYIYEYQQDDDGFIPQNTYLNGRTRWGGEQMDNISFPQVMAWTLRQRGVDFDDVSYGYRNVRRSAEYVARNGPETAQERWEEEAGYSPSSIAAEIAGLGCAADIATEEGHDADALLWQALADEWADRVEEWTATTTGTARHTNTPYYVRVTRDGDPDAGHLRTLANDGPTLDEREIIDAGFLELVRLGIKPADDGTVRNSVAEVDATLRVDTPHGPAFYRYNGDGYGERAVVAEGAPWSVESKGKGRLWPIFTGERGEYELVYGTDSGDLAPDRMLETMAGFANSGRMLPEQVWDREHTTDFNWEFGEGTGAATPLAWSMAQYVRLAHGVDAGAPVETPAVLRDRYVESDRPPGPALRVETRFEGDQLVVAGSTDAATVAVGTASESVFLTLEEDSFEVSLPFDHGESPITVAAATHEDLAAAGTTVERIRL
- the malA gene encoding alpha-amylase MalA; this translates as MQHPGPPRFLAVGESVQLAPRDPDPDATYNWWIRSAPVASTLELPERTPVLEFEPDAAGTYELRLDAPDGTHSLTVRAFGDVRASDRGRGVSAGSGGVGRGSQQGSPEPSDDAPGSGSGRGRATGPVVDRPLLQLHGALEGEYLVVRADPTFPSDGPSAGEVEFLIDDRDDVDPDAVTVRGRELRIPVAAVGDRVRIHGVAVAGAYSVPDTVEFTRVALPDGNVADAGVGTPASEAFEVRRPNDPPGWAGDLTFYEIYVRGFAGGDVDEGSVFEAIEDRLDYLADLGVDCLWLTPVLENDHAPHGYNIVDFFSIAEDLGEREDYEAFVDAAHDNGMAVLFDLVMNHSARDHPFFQDAYGDPDSEYYDWYDWQDNGDPETYFGWEYIANWNFENLSVRRHLLDAVDTWSEVADGFRCDMAWAVPGSFWQELRERVKARDPEFLLLDETIPYVPDFHNGMFDVHFDTTLYFTLRQVGRGDVPAEAILDAIDGRTEIGFPPHAEFLLYVENHDETRYVVECGDDAAFAAAGALFTLPGVPMIYGGQELGQRGRRDALAWDDAREEFYNHYERLVELRKSVPELRGDATLVRVDHERDTDRAVAYARESDAGTVVCALNFAGEPATLRIDRAVDPTDLVSGESLATAKGLEVDDVAVFRVE